Sequence from the Acidimicrobiia bacterium genome:
ACGCCTCGCACGCGTTCTTGCCAATCGCCAATCGCCAATCGCCAATCGCAGCCGGGCCGAAGGCCCGGCCTAGTGCTCCCCTAGAGCAATGGCAAACACCATCGCGTCCTTGTCGGTGTGGGTGATCGTCACCTCGAAGCCGGTGACACCGAGCATCTCGGCCCGCTTCTGGGCGGTGCCGTAGAGCCTGACCGTGGGCTTGCCGCCGCCGGTGATCTCCACATCGGTCCACCGGATTCGCCGCCACCCGGTGCCCATGCTCTTCATCACGGCCTCCTTGCCGGCGAATCGCGCCGCCAATCGCCGCTCCGGCTTGCTGAATCGGAAGGCGTACTCCCGCTCATGATCGGTGAAGCACCGCTCGGCAAACCGCGGATACTTGCCCAGCACAACGCGAACCCGCTCGATGTCGGCCAGATCGATCCCCAAGCCGATGATGCGCATGCACCCTCCGGTGACGAGGGACGCATCTTGCCAATCGCCAATCGCCAATCGCCAATCGCGGGCGAGCGCCAGCGAGCGGGCGGCTCCTGGCCGCCTCACTCCACCGTCACCGACTTGGCCAGGTTCCTCGGCTGATCGATGTCGTGGCCTCGGGCCGCCGCCACGTGATAGGCGAGGAGTTGCAGGGGAATGATCGACACCAGCGGCGACAGAACATCCGGCACCCGGGGAATCCGCAGCACCTCGTCGGCGTGCTTGGCGATCTGATCGTCGTCTTCGTAGGCCACGGCGACCACGAAGGCGCCGCGGGCCTTGACCTCTTGAATCGCAGAGACCGTCTTGTCGTAGACGTCGCCCTGGGTGATCACCACCACCACCGGGGTGCCCTCGGTGACCAGCGCCAGGGTGCCGTGCTTGAGCTCGCCGGCCGGCATCGACTCGGAGTGGATATAGGAGATCTCCTTCATCTTGAGCGAGCCCTCCATCGACACCGCGTGGTCGAGCCCTCGTCCAATGAAGTAGATGTCGTCGGAGGTACCTTCGGGACGCGGCGGCGCTGCCGAGCGGGCGAGGCGTTCGGCGATCCGCACCACCTGGTCCTCGGACTTGAGCGCCTCACCGATCTTCGCCGGGATTCCCCGGAGCCCGGCCACCAGCGTCTCGTCGATGGCTGGATCGAGGGTCCCCCGTTCCCGTCCGATGGCGAGCGCGAGCAGGTACTCGCCCACGAGCATCGTCAGGTACGCCTTGGTGGACGCAACCGCGATCTCGGGCCCCGCCCGGGTGTAGAGGATGTCAGTTGCTTCGCGGCTCAGGGTGGAGCCCACCACGTTGGTGAGGGCCAGGAGGCGCGATCCCCTCTCCTTCACCAGCCCGGCTGCGGCCAGGGTGTCGGCGGTCTCGCCGGACTGACTGATCGCCACCGCGAGCGTCGTCCCCTGGATGATTGGGTCCGAGTACCTCAATTCGTGGGCGTAACCGACCTCGGTCGGGATCCGTAGCAGTCGCTCGAAGAGCTCCTTGCCGACGAGGCCGGCGTGATAGGCGGTGCCGCAGGCCGTGATCCAGATCTTGTCGAGTCCCTCGATGAACCCGTCGGGGAAGTGGACATCCTCGAGCGCAACCCTGCCGTCTTCGAGCAGGCGTCCGCTCAAGGTCTCGGTGGCCGCGTGCGGTTGCTCGAAGATCTCCTTGAGCATGAAGTGGGGGTATCCGCCCCGCTCCGCCTGCTCGGCATCCCAGGTGATCTCGAGCTTCTCTCGCTCCACGGGCGTGCCGTCGAGCTTCTCGATCCTCCATCCATCCGGGGTGATATCGACCATCTCGCCGTTCTCGATCACCACGATGTCGCGCGTGTGCTCGAGGATCGCCGGCACGTCCGAGGCGAGGAACATCTCACCCTTGCCGATGCCGACCACCAGTGGGCTGATCATCCGTACCGCCACCATCCGCCCAGGTTCCTGCCGGCACATCGCTACCAGGGCGTACGCCCCTTCGGCTTTGCCCACCGCCCGGCGCACCGCCTCGAGCAGGTCGCCGTCGTATTCGCGAGCGATGAGGTGGGCGAGCACCTCGGAGTCCGTTTCGGACGTGAACTCGGCGCCCTCGGCCGCAAGCGTCTCCCGCAGCACCACGAAGTTCTCGATGATCCCGTTGTGGACGACGACGAAATCGCCGCCGGGGTCGGTGTGAGGATGGGCGTTGCGATCGCTCGGGGCACCGTGGGTGGCCCAACGGGTGTGCCCGATGCCGAAGTGGCCGGCCACCGGACTGTCTTCGAGCACCGCTGCCAGCCTCGAGAGCTTGCCTTCGGCCTTGGTGACTGTGAGCACGGTGCCGTCATGCACCGCGATCCCTGCCGAGTCGTATCCGCGGTACTCGAGGCGGCGAAGCCCCTCGACCACGATCTGGGCCGCATCTTTGGGGCCCACGTATCCCATGATTCCGCACATGCGCGCGCGTCTCCCTTCGCGAGGAGACCAGGAGGACCCACGGGACAATGGTCCCGCCTCACACCGATCCGGGCTCTGCCTCCGGGATCACTCCCGGGCTCTAACCCGCATCGTCACGACCGTGAGTTGCCGAGAGGGCATCCGCCGACTGCTCGATGCTCCCTCTTCCTCGTCACCTCTCCTAAGAGAGGGCAGGCGCTCCAATAACTCCGTCTGGGTCACCGGTCTGTTGCATTGTCTGTCGCGGCCCTTCGGCCGATAACGGGAAGGCTAGCCGTCGCCCTCCAATACGCCCCCGAGTTCCCTCCGTACCACCACGACAAGGTCGTCGGCTATGGCGGCCGCTTCATGGCTCTCGGTTGCCTCGACCATCACCCGCACGAGCGGCTCGGTGCCGCTGGCCCGGATCAGCACTCGGCCCTGATCTCCCAGCCGCTTCTCCATGGCGGCGACGGTCGACCAGATGGGATCGGCGTCGGCGAGACGTTCCTTGACCCTCACATGGACGTTGCGCAACACCTGGGGATACTCGACCATCACCCGGCGAAGTTCCTTGAGGGGGGCCCCGGTGGCAGCGACGACTTCGAGAAGGCGCATCCCCGTCACGAGCCCGTCGCCGGTGCTCCGGTCCCGGAACAGCACATGGCCGCTCTGCTCACCGCCGAGACCTGCATCGACCCGCTGCATTTCTTCACGCACGTAACGATCCCCCACCGGGGTCTCCAACAGTTCGACGCCCATCTTCCGCATTGCCAGCCGGAACCCCAGATTCGACATCACCG
This genomic interval carries:
- the glmS gene encoding glutamine--fructose-6-phosphate transaminase (isomerizing), giving the protein MCGIMGYVGPKDAAQIVVEGLRRLEYRGYDSAGIAVHDGTVLTVTKAEGKLSRLAAVLEDSPVAGHFGIGHTRWATHGAPSDRNAHPHTDPGGDFVVVHNGIIENFVVLRETLAAEGAEFTSETDSEVLAHLIAREYDGDLLEAVRRAVGKAEGAYALVAMCRQEPGRMVAVRMISPLVVGIGKGEMFLASDVPAILEHTRDIVVIENGEMVDITPDGWRIEKLDGTPVEREKLEITWDAEQAERGGYPHFMLKEIFEQPHAATETLSGRLLEDGRVALEDVHFPDGFIEGLDKIWITACGTAYHAGLVGKELFERLLRIPTEVGYAHELRYSDPIIQGTTLAVAISQSGETADTLAAAGLVKERGSRLLALTNVVGSTLSREATDILYTRAGPEIAVASTKAYLTMLVGEYLLALAIGRERGTLDPAIDETLVAGLRGIPAKIGEALKSEDQVVRIAERLARSAAPPRPEGTSDDIYFIGRGLDHAVSMEGSLKMKEISYIHSESMPAGELKHGTLALVTEGTPVVVVITQGDVYDKTVSAIQEVKARGAFVVAVAYEDDDQIAKHADEVLRIPRVPDVLSPLVSIIPLQLLAYHVAAARGHDIDQPRNLAKSVTVE
- the acpS gene encoding holo-ACP synthase yields the protein MRIIGLGIDLADIERVRVVLGKYPRFAERCFTDHEREYAFRFSKPERRLAARFAGKEAVMKSMGTGWRRIRWTDVEITGGGKPTVRLYGTAQKRAEMLGVTGFEVTITHTDKDAMVFAIALGEH